GGTAGTTGCGGTTGTGGGCAGGCAATCGTTGGAAGGTTTGGGGTTGTTGTCGGTACCGAACATGACGAAACCGAGCATCAGGACCAATGCGACGATGACGCCGCCAGTGGCCTTGAGGCCGGTCTTCGTCGAGCTGGGTGAATCACCCATCGTCATGTCCTTGTCGTTGTGTCGTGCCGCGCCCGCCTGGGCAACGTGTGGGGACCTATCGAGGCCGAGAGGGCCGTGAGTATGAGTGGCAGGTGAACGTCAAAAGCTCTCGCCCAAGAGCGTTTTCGGCTCACCCGCCGTCAGGCGCTAGCCGCCAATCGCTTGTCGGTAGATGTCGACCATCGCGTCCAGAGCGGTTCGCTTTCCGTCGATCAACCACTGCCCGTAGGACTCGTGAACGCGGGAACCGAGGAAACTCGCGGCGGTGAATCCGGCGTCGACGACAGAGGTCAGTGCTTGCGCATCCTGGGAGGTCACCGTCGCCAGGACCGAGTTACCGAGACCGACGAAGTCGGAGTTCTGCGCCTGCGCACCCATCAACGTGGTCATCGAATCGGCCGGTTCGTGGAGCTGATCGGCGGTCATCTTCTGCCCCGGTGTCAGGACGCCGAGCGCGACGTTCGCCAGGTCCACACCGATCGGGAGGAGCTGACCGAGGGCCAGGACGTTCCCGGTTTCGGCGACTTGCCACGCGACTTCCTGGAGCTGCCCGACGTCGCGGGCGAGGCGGATGATGTCGACGTTGCCCAGCAGGTTCGCCACCAGCGCCGCCGAGGCGGCTGTGCCGGACGGATCGGGGATCAGTGCCAAGATCCGTGACACCGATTTCAGATCGACCCCGGCGGCCATCTTCACCAAAGGTGAGAGTTGGTTGTTCAGCTCCCCCGCGACCCGGTGCGCTTCTTTGACGTTGCCGGCCAACAGATGGCCGGGAAGTATTTGCAGGTTGGACGCGACGGCGTTGTAGTCCACCGAGGTCACACCCGAGACGACGCCGAGGATCTGGTTGATGATCGTCACCGGTTGGATCGCGGAGAGGATCGAGGTGGCGGTGGTGAGTTGATCGGTCGGTGTATCCGCCAGCGGTGCCACACCGTTCGACAAGCTCTGTGCGGGACCGGTCAGGCCCGCGTAGGTGCCGCCGGTACCGGTGCCACCACCCGAGAGGATGCTGTTCGCCAACGTCACCACCTGGTCAGCGGCACCCAGAACCTGCGGAACGTCGACCTTGTCGAGCGCGCCCAAGACCGAGTTCGTGGCGGCCTCAGGAGAATCAGCCGGAGCGTTGCGCAACCCGTCGCGAGCGGCCGGGTTCGCCGCCATCCACGCCTGTGTCTGTTGGACCGGCTTGAAGGTTCCGGCCAGCAGTTGCGCTTGCTGACGAACTGCGGCGACATCGACCGCCGCCGACGTCGAGGTGGGAGCGCCCGCGCTTTGCAGCTTGTCCACCGAGGTCGCCAACGCGGACGCAGCCCCCGGAGCAGCCGCGAGATCCGCGTAGCCGTAGTTCGAGGTCACCGCGCCCAAGAACTCCGACGCGTTCGCGGTTCCGGTGCCTGCCGAGGTATTCGCGGGTTCGGCGGCCGCCGGAGTCGATGCCGGCTTCGAGGCGGTGTCGGTCGGGGTGAGTGCGGTCTGACCAGTGACAGACGGAGTCGTTGTTGCCGAGACAGCAGTCGCGGTGGTCGGTGCGACTGTTCCGGGTGGGTTGGCAAGCACTCGTCCCAACGACGCCAGGAACGAATCCTTGCCGGTGTTGGTGTTGCAGTACTTGTCTTCCGGGTGGCAGATGTCGAAGACCCGACCCGACAAGGCGCCGTAGCCTTCCGCTGCCGGACCGGCGATGCCCTGCCCGTCGAGCTTGGGGCCGACGACCTGCGAACCAGCGGTACCGAGCTTCGGATTGGCGAGCATGACCGCAGCGAGAACCGAAGCAGCGGGAACGGGGCCGCTGCCTGCCCCGATGTTGACGGCGACGTCGTTGGCGACCTGCGCGCCCTGTGAATAGCCGCCGATGACGAACTTCGAGTTCGGGCACTGCTCCATCGCGGTCGCCATCGCCTGATCACCGGCGGTCTTCGATGCCGAGTAGGTCATGCCGGACTGCAAAAACGCTTCGGCCGGGTACGACGGATAGATGGCACGGAAGGTGTTAGGCCCGTACATCGTTTCGAGCTTCTCCCCCACCTGACCCAACATTCCGGCAGGCTTCGACGGATCGGCGTCGGCGCGGGTCTCGGTCGTTCCGGGAGCGAAGACACCGATATACCTGGTGCAGCCCGCCGCAGTGGACGGTGCGGCGTTGGCGAGGAGCGGTGCGGCCGCGAGGCCCGCGACCAGTGTCGAAATGATGGCGAACGCCGACGCGAAGCGGGCGGTGGAAGAGATGTTCATCAGTTTCCCTCTGCATCAGTGATGGACGTGATGAAATGCCGACCGTCGATCTCGGCGGTGGTGATGCGCTGAAAGAGCGAAGCGCCTTTACCTGAGGGGCGGGACTCGGTCAGCTCCATCGCGTACGTCCCGGCCGAAACGCCGGTCACCGTCATGCAATAGGTCGTTCCTTCCGGCGTCGCATTGATCGCCGATTGCATATCTGCTGCGAAGGGAGCTGCGCCGGGGGTGAGTAGCGCGATCGCTGCATCGGCAGAGCGCAGCGTGTAATACGCGTGCTCGAACGCTGCGATCACACCCTCGCCGCTGTTCTGATCACCGGCAGATACGGGACATCCGGCAGGTTCTGGAGACGGTGTAGTCGACGGTGTTGCAGCAGAATTGACGATCTCGCTGATGTTCGACGGCTCGTCGTCGGTGACCCGGCCGATGACCGACGCAGCGCCAACGACGACACCGACCAACAGCACCAGCACCGCGATCGCCAGTGCCGTCACGGCCGCGACCTGACGGCGAGGTGTCCGAGCATGCGGCATACGAGGGCGACTTGGGAGGCGGGCTGGGCGGGTACCAGTTCCGCCAGTCGCGCTACGTACCGCCGGTTTGGTGGCAGATCCCTTCGAACCAAACATCGTTACAAACTCCTTCTTCGACCAGGCAATCCATGTCAGATGGCCGGGACGGGCGTGCCCGTCCCGGCCAATCCGGCTATGCCTGTGTGCCTGCTCCGATTGCATCGCTGATCAGCTGCGATGCCAGGCCAGGGCTGGCGTTGGTGAAGAAGTCCGTGAGGGCGGTGTCGACCTGTTCGATGATCTGCTCGCCTCCGGGCTGGGCCGCGACGAAGTCTCGGGCCTGCTGGTCGATCGCCGGTGCGGCGACGACGGTGTCGCGGACGGTGGTGGCCACTGCCTGTCCGACGGGGCCGGAGTTCTCCCAGTCGGTAAGGGTGTTCTGCGTCTGGGTGGTCACGGCGGGCTGATCGATGTCGGGGATCTGGTCGCTGACGTCGACGGGTTCTCCCAATTCGCCTGCGCCGTAAGCGGTTGCGGCTGCAACGCCCGCGATTCCGCCACCCAAACCGCCGAGGGCTCCCAGAGGAGCGCCGAGCGCGAGAGCCCCGACTCCACATCCGGTCACCGTTCCCACGACCCCCGCGGGCACGGCTCCGATGGGGGTCACGATCGGGCTGAAAAGTCCGAGAGCGCTTGTACCGCCGACAGTTCCGCCGATTCCACACCCCACAAGACTGGCGGGACTGCCCACGGCGACGATTCCGGCAAGGGTTCCTGCTGCGCCGCCGCCGAGCTGGGCTGCGGCGATGCGACTTGCGCGATCGACCGGGATGCCGATCGACTTGTAGAACGTCGCCACCTGACTTTCGATGACGCCGGAGGTGTTGTTGGTGCGGGCGAGATCCTGATCGCTCATCCAGGTCTTCTGCTCGAAGACGAAGTCCCCGATGCGGCCCTTGGCTTTCGGTGCGATGATCGGTGCGACGATCTCGACGGGTCCGGGCAAGTGAATGTTGCTGTAGTCCACTGGGGCGACGCTGTAGTCGGCCGGTGCGTCGTAGGTGCCGGCATCGTAGTCCCAGTTCGGCAAAGGCTGCTGCGGAATGTTCTGGTATTCGGCGGGCGGCGGCACCCAGTAGACAGGCTCGGGTACAGGCTCGGTCGAGGGTGCAGGTGCAGGTGCAGGTGCAGGTGACGGTGACGGGGCAGTCACTCCGGGCTGCCCCGGTGCAGGCCCTGTCACCCCGGGCTGCGGAGCTGCCACCGCTATGCCCGCCGTCGCGAAAGTGGCCACCACCAGAGCTGTGAGGGTGCCGGCGGCGATGACAGGCGCGGACGGTGCGCGGTGGCGGCCGGTTGGCCGAGACTTGTGGTGCTTCATTGTGTGGAACCTTCCAATTGGGTTGTAAATACGGGGAATTGATGCGGACTGAGGTGGCGCTTAAGCGGCCACTGTTTCCGATGCGTTGGCATCAGAAAGCGGGGAGGGGTCCTGCGCCGAGGGCAGCGAGGACCGATGGTGAGGAACAAGTGAATGGCCAACGGGGCAGACTCGGGCGCCGGGAATACGCACCGAAATGCATGTGTGGCCCAGGCTCCTGCCGGCACACAGCGAACCCGCTCGGCCTCGAACTTGGAGTTCACCCCACTCTTTCGTTCTCACAGCTCCCCCGATTCGTTGGATGTGTCCGGCCCAGGTGACGGCCCGAGCCGGACACAAGATCAACCTATGAGGGTCAGTCTATAACAGTCAGTTTAAAACGGCTAGACAGTAGGGGTAATCCCACGATGGCTAATCTTCACGCCTAGGTGAATCGCACCGAACACGAGTGGACGGGGGATGAGTGGGCAGGAGATCCGTTCGCGGCTTTCAACCCAACGTGCTCCGTGATCGACGGTTGGAGCGAGGATTCACTCAAGCCGAACTTGCGCGCATTCTTGGTTTGACGCCCGGCGCAGTCAAAGCATGGGAAGCGGGAAGAGGCACGCCCAAAATCGAGACGCTCGTTAAATTGGTCGACCCTAGCGTGCTCGATATCGATATTTCCGCTTTGGTTTCCGTACCAAAAGGAGAGACCTTCCTTGGCGACCTTCGCACCCTGCGGCTGATCACACAGTCTCAACTTGCCGAGCGGATCGGTCTTTCCCAAACCATGATGGGTGCCCTCGAGCGCGGTGAGATCAACCTCAGCGAGGATGTCGCGGAGATGCTCGCCGCTGAACTCGACTACTCCCTGAGCGATATTCGTTCCGCATTCAACCGCGCGAGAAGCAGACCTCCGCACACCCCTGTGTGAAGAGTGCGCGGATCGCCTTCTCAATGCACCGCACGAATCGCACGCCGCGATAGGCGCGTCTTCTACCGTCATGCGGCGAACTTTTCCCGATTTTCCACACCACGGTTCGATTCCGCACCAAGCAACACGCTAAGTTTGCAGGTCCGGGCACTTCGGACAAATATTCCGCACGCGGAACTTTGCTGGGTGCGGAATTGGGGAAACGGCAGGAAAACAGTGGCGCGAGGATTCAAGTGACGGACCGGAACCAGTTCGCAGGAAGACTGAGTGCACTCTGGGCGGCCGCGAATAATCCGACGCTCAAGGCAGTAGCAGCGAGGGCGAAAGAACGTAGCTCCGAGGGGCCGAGCTATCAGCGCATCAGCGATTGGAAGCGCGGAGCGCGCGTTCCTGAAAAGTTTGAATCGCTGGAGCCTGTCCTCTGGGTACTTATATCGGCAGCAAGAGCGAAAGCGATACAGCCTTCCGAACATGGTTTGTATGACATGGCGGTGTGGCGGGAATGGTGGGCGGAAGCGCAGACGGGTAGCCGGCAGGCGGCCGACCCGTCGTCCGCGGCGCCAACTGCTTGCCCATATCTCGGTCTCGCCTCGTACACAGTCACAGATCGTGACCGATTCTTCGGCCGCGAGCGCAGCATCGAAGAAGCGGTTTCCGCCCTACAAGGCGCCACTACCTCCGGGATGTTCGTTCTCTATGCCGCCTCCGGAACGGGTAAATCTTCGCTCCTTCACGCCGGCATCGCCGGACGAGCCGCCACCCACGGATTGACATGGGGATCCACAAAACCGTGGAGCATCGAGACCGTAGACCCCGGCCCGGACCCCTTCGGTGCGCTTACCCGCATTTTCCCGGGCATACGAGAAGCCGAGTCGAGCGACGACTACCGGACGGTGCTCGATGACTACCTCGCGGATACCGAGAACGATGCACTGCTACTCATCGTCGACCAGTTCGAACAGGTACTCACCGCCGGTGCTCACGACGCGACCCGGGACGAGTTCATAGATCGACTCGACCGTCTCTCTCGCGTGGTCAGCTCAACGAGCACCATACGAGTGGTGATCGGCGTACGTGCGGACTTCGTACCCGAATGCTTGCAACACGCTCCCCTGGCCGACGCCCTACAGCACAGGCAGATCGTGCTTGCGCCTATGAGCTCCGAGGAACTGGCAGAAGCGATCAAACTGCCGGCAGCCGCCGTGAACGCTGAGCTCGAACCAGGGCTATCCGAACGAATCATCAGCGACCTCGATGCCACACGAGTAGGGCACAACCAGAGCGTTCTCCCCCTGATGTCGCACGTGCTCGAAAGCATGTGGATGCATCGGGACCAAGCCGGAAATCTCACCCTTCGAGCGTATGAGGCAGCCGGAGGAATCGAAGGTTCCGTCAACCGCGCCGCCGAAAACGCCTGGAAAGTTCTCGACGACGACGATCGCGCAGTGGCACCAGCCTTACTGTTGAGGTTGGTCCAGATCGGCGATGGCGCGCGCGATACCAGAAGGGCTGTCCCCCGGGCAGAACTGCTACGCGTGGGCGGCGCGGATGCCCGCAATGGCCGGGTCATCGAAGCGCTCACCACAGCTCGACTACTCACAGTCGACGACGCAGGCCTCGTGACTTTCGCTCATGAGGTGGTCATCGACTCCTGGATCCGGCTGCACAACATGATCAGCGCCAACCGGGCGAGCAACATGCTTCGGCAGACATTCGAACGCGACGCGGCCGAATGGGACCGCCGAGGTAGACAGTCCGCCGACCTGTGGGCCGGTGACAGGTTGCACGATGTCATCGCACAACTCGACGACCACCCGCTGACACCGATGGCATACAGCTTTCGGCGCGATGCAATAAAGAAGCAAGAACGGCGGAAGCTGCAAAAACGGGGAGCCGTGTCCGCGATCGCTGCCTTTGTCGCGGTCTTGATGGTCGTGTCCGTCTTTGCGTTCCGAGCGAGTGCGCGGTCCGATGTCCTCGCCTCGAGTGCCCAATTCCGAGAAGTGTTATCGACAGCGGACCGACTACAACAGTCCAACCCTTCGCTGTCGGCGCAGCTAGTTCTCGCAGCCCGCAACATGCAACCTGCCGAGACGTCCCGAGTCCTGGCCACACAAGATGCACCAATGGCAACACCGGCGGTGGGGCATGAAAATGCGATCTACACCGCCGCATACAGGCCTGACGGCAAAGTTCTCGCGACGGCGAGTGGCGACCACACAACGCGACTATGGGATGTCAGCAATCCGCAAGCCCCGACACCGATCGGATCGCCGCTGGAAGGGCACACGAGTTTCGTCACTGCGGCCGCCTGGTCCCCTGACGGCGCGATGCTAGCCACCGCGAGCGGCGACGGCACAGTGCGACTATGGGACGTACGCAATCCGCTCTCGCCCGAGGCGATCGGAAGCCCTCTGCAATCCGCCGGCGGCACCGTGTACGTGGTGTCGTTCAGCCCAGACGGACGCACCCTCGCCGCACCGAACGACGACGGAACCACAGGGCTGTGGGACGTAAGCAACCCAGAAGCAGCGTCTCTCCTCACTCCCCCACTTGCCGGGCCAGCAGGCCCGGTTAGAACAAGCGCGTTCAGTCCGGACGGGAAACTGCTCGCGGTCGGCAGCGACGACAAAACAGTGTGGCTGTGGAACGTCAGCGACCCGTCCAACCCCGTAATCGCAACAGCCCCGCTCACAGGATTTGCCCGAGCGGCGCACTCGGTGGCATTCAGTCCAAACGGCCAACTTCTCGCCGCCGGCAGCGACGATCGCACTGCCCGAGTCTGGAACATCGGAAACCCCGCGCAGCCGACCTTGGAAGGGCCGCCTCTCACTGGTCACACCGGTGCGCTGTGGTCCATTGCGTTCGGGCCGGACAGTCAAACGCTCGCAACCGCAAGCTGGGACGGCACCGCCCGACTGTGGAACCTCCGAGACCCTTCCCGCCCGCGCTCCCTAGGACAGCCCCTTGCCGGCAGTAACGGGGGCATGATCACAGTCGCCTTCGCTCCCGACGGCGCAACTATGGCAACAGGAAGTCAGGACGGCGTCCTCAGGATGTGGAACCGCCCTACATCCGTCATCGACGCCCACACCGACCGTGTCATGACCCCCAGATTCAGCTCGGACGGATCGCACATGGCCACGGGCTCTGTCGACGGCACCCTTCAAGTGTGGGACACCTCTGATCCCGATCACCCGATCGCACGGGGACGAGTCGTAGTGCCCAACGGCCAAATCGACAACCTGCAAATTTCACCGGATGGCCGAACCGTGCTGACAACGGGCGGAAACGATCGTGCAGTACTGCTCTGGGATGCCTCAGACCCCGACACAATCCGCCCTCTCGGCCGCCTCGAACTCGAGACCAGATACGCGTATCTGATGGCGATCACCCCGGACGGCCGGACCCTGGTCACCGGTAGCAGCGACAACTCGCTCCAGTTCTGGGACATCACCGACATCTCTGCGCCCGCCCCACTGGGGCAGCCGCTGCCGGTCCCCGGCGACCTGCTCACCAACGCGGCCTTCTCACCGGACGGCCGAACGCTCGCGATCGCGGCGTCGGGTACCAACGACATCACGCTCCTCGACAGCTCAGATCCGAGCCGTCCCAAGATGCTTCAACCACTGACCGGGCACACGAAGCAGGCCGAATCCGTTGTCTTCTCGCCGGACGGGAAAACCCTGGCCAGCGCTGGTGACGATCAGACGATTCGGTTCTGGGACGTAGCGAAACCAAGCGAGGCGCAAGGGATCGGCGACCCCCTGATCGGCCAATCAAGCACGATCCGGTCCGTCGCTTTCGCAACCGATGGGCGGACTCTGGCTTCGGGCAGTGACGAGGGAACCGTCCAGCTCTGGGACACCACAAACATCGCAGCTCCCATCAAACTCGGCGGTTCCATCGCATCCATCGGAGCCACCCGCTGGTACATCGCATTCAGCCCCACTTCCAATCACCTCGCGGCAGGTGGAGAGGGCGGAGCTGTCCGGCTATGGAATCTCACCCAGCGTGCGGCAGAAACCCGAGTGTGCAAGAACACGAACAATGTTCTTACCGACGCGACGTGGGACCAACTATTCCCTGAACTCCCCTACCGAACCACCTGCTAACTCATCCTTGGAAAGGGCACTGTGCGCTCACCGACTGCACTCCAGACCGCAAAGCCAATGCAGTTCGTCGCAGACGATCACGCACTCAACGTCGATGGTTCCAGCCTCCGCACCACCACAGACCCCGACATCGCGGCGAAGGCAATAGCCGCCGAAACCCTCGATCGAATACGAGTGGTGCTCGACAGCTACCCCGCAGATCCGATCGTGTTGCTTTCCGGTGGCGTTGATTCGATCCTCGTCGCAGCGACCGCAGTCGCCCTCGGCACCGCACCGCGTGCGATCACGATCGTCGTCGACGGGGAAGCCGTCGATCGAGCACCCGCGATAGCCGCTGCCGAAGCACTCGGACTGCGGCATGAAGTTGTTGTCCTGAGCTCATCAGACGTCGTCAGCCTCGCTAAATCGGCAGTGGCCGCCCTGGGAGTCAACGAACTGTGGGAGGTCGCAGCCGCGATCCCGATCCTCGCCGCCTCTGAATTGATCCGCCGATTCAGCGCCGCATCCCCGGCACCGGCAGCTGTTCTCACCGGCAGTGGTGCAGATGCAATTTTTGCAGGAGGACGGGTGATCCAGCACCCGATCGAATCCGCCGCAGCGAACCAGGCTTTAGACGAAGTGGTTCGCACCGAGACGGGAACGAACTTCGTTCGCGATCGCTTGGTCCCGGATTTCTACGAACGACTACTCGGCGACGACGCCCAAGCACTCATCCACGTATTCCAGACAGAACGGTTCTGGCAACTCGCTGAACAACTAGCGCCACCCGCTCTCTTCGGCCACGTCACTGGCGCAGCGCACGACAAACTCGCAGTCCGGCTGGCTTGTGAGCGCCTGCTTCCGGAAACTGCGCAGCACCTGGCCTGGACACGTAAATCCCCTATTCAACGGTCCAGCGGCCTGTTCGATGCGCTCGCCGATGCAGCGCGTGCCCGTGCCGCGCAGCTTCCAGGAGCAACGACCTACAGCAATCCGCTCACGGAACCGATGGAGTCCGTCGCAGTCAGGCTTTTTCTAGCCGCTTTAGACTGACCCATATAGGCGGAACGGATTGAACCGGCGTGTCGGCTGCGTATCTCGACATTTCTGCGGGAGTATTTGCAGGCAACACAATGCCCGCGCCACCGCGCGGACGAACTGGAAGGGGCTTGTCATGGCGAGAGGTCGTCCGAGTAAAGGCGAGCGGCGTCGTGTCGAGACGCGAGTGCCTGTGGATGTCAAAGACCGCCTCACCCTGATGCGCGAAGCTCGGGGACTAACTGAGAGCGAACTCGTCGCCGACATCCTCAGCGCTGCGGTAACCCGATTCGACCCGGCCGCGGTCCACACAGAGAGGCTGACGATGACCGCCTAATGATGACCACAACGCCGAAGACGCGGAAACCCCGCTTCGGTCTCATATGCGCAGTTGATCGCCCTTAAAACGACGATATCCCCCGGTTGACGGGCCGGGGGATTCGGATGTCGTAAGAAACGAGTTGACGCTCGGTTCTTAGGGTCTTGCTGCTTTCCCCGAAGGGACTGTCTTGCGTGACAGGTCTCAGGGTACATCGCGTCCTGATGCAAAATCCATAACCGATTTTTCGCGTGTCTCAGCGATGGAGCACACGCCCGCACCCATACAGCGCCCGTATTGCGGTAGCAGCCCTATGCGGCGCCGCTACGGAACAGCTCGGACACCCCGCAGAATGCAGGGGCACCTGTACGGGCACCAGTGCCATGCCCTGACGCCGATGTTGCTCAAAACGCTCGGCAAGGAAGCCGCGTGCCGGCGTTATTGCAAGGTCGCACTCGAGCTCGAAGACGGCGCATACGGCGGCATCGCTCGATGGCGAGGCGCCCAACATTGGGTCGAGATCGTCGTTCGGTGCGCGTTCACCGCTGAATACACACGGATTCGACCGATGCTTGTTCAGACATCTGGCGGGGGAATCAGCCTCAAGTCCCTGATCGCCGTGGCGACCGTTATGGCGGAAGCCGCGGATTACGACACCGGCCGGAACTCGCGCCTGACGGTAGAGACCATCGCCGAACGCATCAAGGGCGGGGAACGCACAGTCCAGCGAGCACGACAAGCACTCAAGCTCCTGCGCGTGGCCACCGAGGTCCTGCGCGGCCGACTCCGCACCAAGGACGAGCGGTATGCCTCATGGAGGTTCAACGACAAGGCCCGCGGCTGGGCGTCTGTCTGGGCATTGCACCCGAGCAAGCCTGTGGATAAAACCCGCATCACCGTCGCCGGTTCCATACAAATGGCACCCCACCCGCATAGCGGTCACTTTAAGAGCTTTACCTCTCGTAGAGAGGTACTTAATACAAAACGATCTGTGGATAAACGAGCCGCTTCGCGGCGCAAGGAGTCGAAGGCGGGGGTCGAGAAGGCCGAAGGCGTCCGGAAAGGCTTGTTGCTCGCATCCAGATGGCTCAGCAATCCACGAACTCCCGTTTGGGCGCGGCGGCACACCCCCCGAGGGTGGGCTCCCGCACTGACCGAACCAGCGGCGCACGGTTGGACGGCCGCGGATCTCAATGACGCGATCGACGCCTGGAGCAAGGCGACGCGGATGGCACCGGACCCGAAGCACCCCATCGCGTTCATCCGTTGGCTCATGAAGCAGCAGGATCTCGCTTTCGCGCCACACGTTCTCGCTCAGATAGCCGCTGACCAGGAAAAAGCCGAGCGTGAACGACAGGCAGCAGCGTTCGAGGCGGAACGGGGCCGGTACGCATCAGCCGCTGCCGAGGACTCCCCCGGCCGCCAAGCTGCCCGTTTCGTCGCCCGCCGAGCGGCCGACAGCGCCCGCATCCGAAAGACCCAGGCATCCGCGCGTGAGAATGAAACCTCGCCCGTGTGGATCACCCATCTCTCAGATCGGGGTAAGCGATGAACGGTAACCGCCCGCCCCCGAAGCGGCCGCCCGTCAAGCGCCGGCCGCTCTCCCCTTGCCAGACCGTCCCCCAGATCCACGAACGGTTGCGCACCGGCGCAAAGACGATCGTCATCGACCACCGCAACGACGAACCCCTAAAACTCACCGACGCCGAGCTGCCCGACGGCATCACGATCCGCATCGTCGGCGTCTCACGAGTCATCATCACCCGCCTGACACCCGAAACGAAGCGCAGTGCCCAGATCGTGGCCACCGACGCCGCACGATCCCAAATCTTCGGGCACACAACTCTCTTCGCCTACGGGAACGCCCATACCGACGCATTCGACACCACACGCGTCCGCGCCACCAACCGCGCCACAAGCAACCTCGTCGACGACTCCTTCGGCGACGTCGGAGAAGACACCACCACCTATGCCTACGACAACGCGACCGTGCACTCCCACGACCAAGCCACAGTGCACGCAACAGACCGGGTTTCTCTCGTTCATCACAGCTCGACGCCGGCCGAGGTCGAACACGGAGTGACAGTCTTCGGCCCAGCACGGCGAAATATTCGCCTCCGGACATAG
Above is a genomic segment from Rhodococcus qingshengii JCM 15477 containing:
- a CDS encoding cutinase family protein gives rise to the protein MNISSTARFASAFAIISTLVAGLAAAPLLANAAPSTAAGCTRYIGVFAPGTTETRADADPSKPAGMLGQVGEKLETMYGPNTFRAIYPSYPAEAFLQSGMTYSASKTAGDQAMATAMEQCPNSKFVIGGYSQGAQVANDVAVNIGAGSGPVPAASVLAAVMLANPKLGTAGSQVVGPKLDGQGIAGPAAEGYGALSGRVFDICHPEDKYCNTNTGKDSFLASLGRVLANPPGTVAPTTATAVSATTTPSVTGQTALTPTDTASKPASTPAAAEPANTSAGTGTANASEFLGAVTSNYGYADLAAAPGAASALATSVDKLQSAGAPTSTSAAVDVAAVRQQAQLLAGTFKPVQQTQAWMAANPAARDGLRNAPADSPEAATNSVLGALDKVDVPQVLGAADQVVTLANSILSGGGTGTGGTYAGLTGPAQSLSNGVAPLADTPTDQLTTATSILSAIQPVTIINQILGVVSGVTSVDYNAVASNLQILPGHLLAGNVKEAHRVAGELNNQLSPLVKMAAGVDLKSVSRILALIPDPSGTAASAALVANLLGNVDIIRLARDVGQLQEVAWQVAETGNVLALGQLLPIGVDLANVALGVLTPGQKMTADQLHEPADSMTTLMGAQAQNSDFVGLGNSVLATVTSQDAQALTSVVDAGFTAASFLGSRVHESYGQWLIDGKRTALDAMVDIYRQAIGG
- a CDS encoding helix-turn-helix transcriptional regulator translates to MLRDRRLERGFTQAELARILGLTPGAVKAWEAGRGTPKIETLVKLVDPSVLDIDISALVSVPKGETFLGDLRTLRLITQSQLAERIGLSQTMMGALERGEINLSEDVAEMLAAELDYSLSDIRSAFNRARSRPPHTPV
- a CDS encoding PD40 domain-containing protein, with amino-acid sequence MAVWREWWAEAQTGSRQAADPSSAAPTACPYLGLASYTVTDRDRFFGRERSIEEAVSALQGATTSGMFVLYAASGTGKSSLLHAGIAGRAATHGLTWGSTKPWSIETVDPGPDPFGALTRIFPGIREAESSDDYRTVLDDYLADTENDALLLIVDQFEQVLTAGAHDATRDEFIDRLDRLSRVVSSTSTIRVVIGVRADFVPECLQHAPLADALQHRQIVLAPMSSEELAEAIKLPAAAVNAELEPGLSERIISDLDATRVGHNQSVLPLMSHVLESMWMHRDQAGNLTLRAYEAAGGIEGSVNRAAENAWKVLDDDDRAVAPALLLRLVQIGDGARDTRRAVPRAELLRVGGADARNGRVIEALTTARLLTVDDAGLVTFAHEVVIDSWIRLHNMISANRASNMLRQTFERDAAEWDRRGRQSADLWAGDRLHDVIAQLDDHPLTPMAYSFRRDAIKKQERRKLQKRGAVSAIAAFVAVLMVVSVFAFRASARSDVLASSAQFREVLSTADRLQQSNPSLSAQLVLAARNMQPAETSRVLATQDAPMATPAVGHENAIYTAAYRPDGKVLATASGDHTTRLWDVSNPQAPTPIGSPLEGHTSFVTAAAWSPDGAMLATASGDGTVRLWDVRNPLSPEAIGSPLQSAGGTVYVVSFSPDGRTLAAPNDDGTTGLWDVSNPEAASLLTPPLAGPAGPVRTSAFSPDGKLLAVGSDDKTVWLWNVSDPSNPVIATAPLTGFARAAHSVAFSPNGQLLAAGSDDRTARVWNIGNPAQPTLEGPPLTGHTGALWSIAFGPDSQTLATASWDGTARLWNLRDPSRPRSLGQPLAGSNGGMITVAFAPDGATMATGSQDGVLRMWNRPTSVIDAHTDRVMTPRFSSDGSHMATGSVDGTLQVWDTSDPDHPIARGRVVVPNGQIDNLQISPDGRTVLTTGGNDRAVLLWDASDPDTIRPLGRLELETRYAYLMAITPDGRTLVTGSSDNSLQFWDITDISAPAPLGQPLPVPGDLLTNAAFSPDGRTLAIAASGTNDITLLDSSDPSRPKMLQPLTGHTKQAESVVFSPDGKTLASAGDDQTIRFWDVAKPSEAQGIGDPLIGQSSTIRSVAFATDGRTLASGSDEGTVQLWDTTNIAAPIKLGGSIASIGATRWYIAFSPTSNHLAAGGEGGAVRLWNLTQRAAETRVCKNTNNVLTDATWDQLFPELPYRTTC
- a CDS encoding asparagine synthase-related protein, giving the protein MQFVADDHALNVDGSSLRTTTDPDIAAKAIAAETLDRIRVVLDSYPADPIVLLSGGVDSILVAATAVALGTAPRAITIVVDGEAVDRAPAIAAAEALGLRHEVVVLSSSDVVSLAKSAVAALGVNELWEVAAAIPILAASELIRRFSAASPAPAAVLTGSGADAIFAGGRVIQHPIESAAANQALDEVVRTETGTNFVRDRLVPDFYERLLGDDAQALIHVFQTERFWQLAEQLAPPALFGHVTGAAHDKLAVRLACERLLPETAQHLAWTRKSPIQRSSGLFDALADAARARAAQLPGATTYSNPLTEPMESVAVRLFLAALD